In Sphaeramia orbicularis chromosome 5, fSphaOr1.1, whole genome shotgun sequence, a genomic segment contains:
- the rbm6 gene encoding RNA-binding protein 6 isoform X3, with amino-acid sequence MWDGPGPGQGPRGGPPFRGDHRGEMFGGRDRPMPEFRGRDGMYMGPMGHMGPRPLDLPPVDMRRMDGPTMRGREMDPRDMGGREPHRDFFRHEEEADFSLRRQFESSIREKLNNTSGFAGPGRNSGDMGGRGMPPREPGGRFMDMRDRDAFHYDMPRFNNPNNDGRRGFPMDRMERNDGFRDMRDRPPMGMGDTDRYDTDMPTRERRMIDPDRRGGPPFNPRGGFDSDMDFRNRPGPSAEFRGRDRSPLRFGNSVPPVDRARTEMPPDVSGPQRSEFMGIEDTHRDREYPDSGDSPLMDYRSGEEMTLAEEWKNRRKEKTPFAHMAKGLGAINEPSFNVGFGREGNVRDPPPFPERDRTAVEFPGKDVNFPCSDRFGAMDLPSIGSKAPQDHPQPLKGPLGSESESKHWLEERDPKHSQTKPNQDERPTYLQDKNEPTHKMQEPRDCFEGLKDVPHNQGPARTKMGTDRDFQSSSTVQPRDQDYRDIDYRTGSARVFDYKHEDLQTPEKLLKESKPVTPSKFSESGSQDQDYRSAAVEDKVSSTISIIGIPKTATMEQILGAFAVREGVPMQGMKIKNVVPGYSYDTANVEFLNLEDAVHFMESNKGSLKVGTRTASMKYIQPEDCERSVHASDHKVPHLQEPQLPRPEQPVEELKSNVNGSKPPGSMEPLPQNQWQRNSDLTPEAWQQQVDQQLQQQESEQRAESWTNRNPPHHNSHQSDSVFRDSKTMIIKNVKPTTTVETILKALDPFAYLDERNVRLVKAKTPGAKCFCFVDMDSHEQVRRLVELLTKPRPLYIDGVRVYAEVAKPLKNQNFRRDFDKANSSILSYPPDTNMTGHHQQQPQQQPPPPQQFHHQHFPHPPAFMPSLQMPACAPGGMQGDMMAGSTNPALPLDHSMSQGGNYSETPAVDPSYQAAGHVPPESGGMTAATDESHGSQTYVYGTETPDTTNYLYDATSGFYYDPETTFYYDPNSRYFYNAQTQEYMYWDATLKTYIPVPGGSSAETQPVPMTAEDQAILSNPAADAPLEMKKPSALPLTTAAPAPAQGSTTTVTPEPVPTSVTTPEKKEDEESIKKDKEKDSKDEKPKSLAAVKIMKDMERWAKIQNRQKESVRSPSPVLKTGMDDDRRQSKSADAGFAIFERKISGGDDLFKKPLAPPKKDEKSKRPMGSLGLLASDYAAGSDEEIEEDKEEAKAAKNAQGSQPEDKEDKLTDWKKMACLLCRRQFPNKDALIRHQQLSDLHKQNMEIHLKIKRSKKELEALENQEKELSARESTRSPEQKRRKHQQQHHNAWAGSSREMNKVSERPGLGAEPAPKKKKAPVVWDHTTYKQAVRKAMFARFKELE; translated from the exons ATGTGGGATGGACCAGGGCCTGGGCAAGGACCACGAGGAGGACCACCTTTTCG TGGTGACCATCGTGGAGAAATGTTTGGGGGCAGAGATCGTCCCATGCCTGAGTTTAGAGGTAGAGATGGAATGTATATGGGTCCCATGGGTCATATGGGCCCCAGACCTCTAGATCTACCCCCTGTGGACATGAGAAGGATGGATGGTCCAACCATGAGGGGACGAGAAATGGACCCACGTGATATGGGAGGTAGAGAGCCCCACAGGGATTTCTTCAGACACGAAGAAGAGGCAGACTTTAGTCTCAGAAGACAATTTGAAAGTTCAATTAGAGAGAAATTGAATAATACATCTGGTTTTGCTGGACCAGGCAGAAACTCTGGAGACATGGGAGGGAGAGGGATGCCACCACGTGAACCTGGCGGCAGATTTATGGATATGAGAGACAGAGACGCGTTTCATTATGACATGCCTCGGTTCAACAATCCAAATAATGATGGAAGAAGAGGGTTTCCAATGGACCGAATGGAGCGAAATGATGGTTTTAGAGACATGCGCGACAGACCTCCAATGGGCATGGGTGACACTGATCGTTATGATACGGACATGCCCACACGGGAAAGGAGGATGATAGACCCAGACAGAAGAGGAGGACCACCTTTCAATCCAAGAGGTGGATTTGATTCTGATATGGACTTTAGAAATCGTCCTGGACCATCAGCTGAATTCAGAGGAAGGGATCGCTCCCCATTAAGATTTGGAAACTCTGTACCCCCTGTAGACAGGGCAAGAACGGAAATGCCTCCAGATGTTAGTGGCCCACAAAGATCAGAGTTTATGGGCATtgaagacacacacagagacagagagtATCCAGATTCAGGAGACAGTCCACTTATGGATTATCGGAGTGGTGAAGAGATGACACTTGCTGAGGAATGGAAAAACCGTCGCAAGGAGAAGACCCCTTTTGCACACATGGCTAAAGGTTTGGGGGCCATAAATGAACCCAGCTTCAATGTAGGATTTGGCAGAGAAGGGAACGTTAGAGATCCACCACCATTTCCAGAAAGGGATCGGACAGCTGTTGAATTCCCAGGGAAGGATGTCAACTTTCCTTGCAGTGACCGCTTTGGTGCTATGGATTTACCATCAATTGGCAGCAAAGCTCCACAAGACCATCCACAGCCCCTTAAGGGCCCTCTGGGCAGTGAGAGTGAAAGTAAACATTGGCTTGAAGAAAGAGACCCAAAGCACAGTCAAACAAAACCAAATCAAGATGAAAGACCTACTTACCTTCAAGACAAGAATGAACCCACACATAAGATGCAAGAACCACGTGATTGTTTTGAAGGACTGAAAGATGTCCCACACAATCAAGGACCTGCTAGGACTAAGATGGGGACGGATCGTGATTTCCAAAGCAGTAGCACTGTACAGCCAAGAGACCAAGACTACAGGGATATTGATTACAGAACAGGATCTGCGAGAGTGTTTGATTATAAACATGAGGACCTTCAGACACCTGAGAAACTCCTTAAAGAGTCTAAACCAGTCACACCTTCAAAATTTAGTGAGTCTGGTTCTCAg GATCAAGATTACAGAAGTGCAGCAGTGGAGGATAAAGTATCCAGTACAATATCCATAATCGGTATTCCAAAGACTGCCACAATGGAACAG ATCCTGGGGGCCTTTGCAGTCCGTGAGGGTGTACCAATGCAGGGCATGAAAATCAAAAATGTTGTGCCAG GTTACAGCTACGATACTGCCAATGTGGAGTTTTTAAACCTCGAGGATGCAGTCCACTTCATGGAGTCCAACAAG GGATCCCTAAAGGTTGGCACTAGAACAGCATCCATGAAGTATATCCAGCCAGAAGACTGTGAGAGAAGTGTTCAT GCATCAGATCACAAAGTACCTCACCTCCAGGAGCCCCAGTTGCCCAGACCAGAACAACCCGTAGAAGAGCTGAAGAGCAATGTGAATGGATCCAAACCACCGGGCTCCATGGAGCCGTTGCCTCAAAACCAGTGGCAGCGTAATTCTGACCTGACCCCAGAGGCCTGGCAGCAGCAGGTGGATCAGCAGCTCCAACAACAAGAGTCAGAACAGCGGGCAGAGTCTTGGACCAACCGCAACCCCCCTCATCACAACTCCCACCAGTCTGACTCTGTTTTTAGGGACAGCAAAA CCATGATCATAAAGAATGTGAAGCCCACCACGACAGTAGAGACCATCCTAAAAGCTTTGGATCCTTTTGCATATCTGGATGAGAGAAATGTTCGCTTAGTCAAGGCCAAGACACCCGGAGCCAAGTGCTTCTGTTTTGTTGACATGGACTCCCATGAG CAAGTAAGACGTCTGGTCGAACTCCTCACTAAACCCAGACCACTTTATATAGACGGAGTCAGAGTTTATGCAGAGGTTGCAAAACCCTTAAAGAATCAGAA TTTCAGAAGAGATTTTGATAAAGCAAACAGTTCTATCCTCAGTTATCCACCTGACACTAACATGACTGGG CACcatcaacaacaaccacaacaacagccGCCACCCCCACAGCAGTTCCACCACCAGCACTTCCCACACCCTCCAGCATTCATGCCATCTCTGCAGATGCCTGCTTGTGCTCCTGGTGGAATGCAGG GTGACATGATGGCTGGTAGCACAAATCCTGCTCTGCCACTAGACCACAGTATGAGCCAG GGAGGTAACTACAGTGAGACTCCAGCTGTGGATCCATCATACCAGGCTGCAGGACATGTGCCACCAGAATCAGGTGGGATGACAGCTGCTACAGATGAATCCCATGGATCACAGACCTATGTCTATG GCACCGAGACTCCAGACACGACCAACTACTTGTATGATGCCACATCAGGCTTCTACTATGATCCTGAGACGACATTTTACTATGACCCTAACTCTAGG TATTTCTATAACGCACAAACCCAGGAATACATGTATTGGGATGCTACGTTAAAGACCTACATCCCAGTCCCTGGAGGAAGCTCTGCAGAGACCCAGCCTGTGCCCATGACCGCTGAGGACCAGGCCATTCTGTCCAACCCTGCAGCAGATGCTCCTCTAGAAATGAAGAAACCATCAGCACTTCCCCTCACCACAGCAGCACCAGCACCAGCCCAGGGCTCCACAACTACTGTGACTCCAGAACCTGTCCCTACGTCTGTCACAACTCCTGAgaagaaagaagatgaagaatcCATTAAAAAGGATAAAGAAAAGGACAGCAAAGACGAGAAACCCAAAAGTCTTGCTGCTGTCAAG ATCATGAAAGATATGGAGCGCTGGGCAAAAATCCAGAATCGTCAGAAAGAAAGTGTGCGTTCCCCTTCACCTGTGCTGAAAACTGGAATGGATGATGACAGAAGGCAGTCTAAGTCTGCAGACGCTGGGTTTGCTATCTTTGAGAGGAAG ATTTCAGGTGGAGATGATCTTTTCAAGAAGCCTCTTGCTCCTCCGAAGAAAGATGAAAAATCAAAA CGTCCAATGGGCTCACTGGGTTTGTTGGCTTCAGACTATGCAGCAGGAAGTGATGAGGAGATAGAAGAGGACAAGGAGGAGGCTAAAGCAGCTAAAAATGCTCAGGGCAGTCAACCTGAAGACAAGGAAGACAAGCTGACAGATTGGAAGAAGATGGCGTGTCTGCTCTGTAGGAGACAGTTCCCCAACAAGGATGCTCTGATCCGCCATCAGCAGCTGTCTGACCTGCACAAA CAAAATATGGAGATCCACCTTAAGATCAAGAGGTCCAAGAAAGAACTAGAGGCATTGGAGAACCAGGAAAAAGAG TTAAGCGCGAGAGAATCTACCAGGTCACCAGAACAGAAGAGACGAAAACACCAACAGCAGCATCATAATGCCTGGGCGGGAAGCTCCAG GGAAATGAATAAAGTCAGTGAGAGACCTGGGTTAGGAGCTGAGCCCGCTCCA aagaaaaagaaggccCCTGTTGTTTGGGACCATACCACCTACAAACAAGCAGTACGGAAAGCCATGTTCGCACGGTTCAAGGAACTTGAGTGA